In Nocardioides sp. InS609-2, a single genomic region encodes these proteins:
- a CDS encoding acetoin utilization protein AcuC, with the protein MVDCPGPASVVFDKTLTEYNFGPSHPMSPLRVDLTMRLAEELGVLEHLDVVPAPMADEDLIATVHSRDFIDAVTRCGTTPGAEDLDHGLGTEDDPVFEGMHVAAAHVVGATVEAFRQVWSGESLHSANIAGGLHHAMADKASGFCIYNDIAVGIQWLLDQGVERVAYVDVDVHHGDGVEVLFYNDPRVLTISLHETGQMLFPGTGFPNDTGGPDAEGTAVNVALPPGTADGGWLRAFHAVVPQVLREFDPQVLVTQHGCDSHMEDPLAHLMLSVDGQRAAYLALHELAHEICGGKWVVTGGGGYAIVEVVPRAWTHLLAIVGGRPLDPETLTPPMWREYVDTMIGRTPPHRLTDGRTPAWRDWSEGYDPETWLDRAIHATRTAVFPLHGLDPFP; encoded by the coding sequence ATGGTGGACTGTCCCGGACCGGCAAGCGTGGTCTTCGACAAGACCCTGACCGAATACAACTTCGGACCCTCTCACCCGATGTCGCCGCTGCGGGTCGACCTGACGATGCGGCTGGCCGAGGAGCTCGGGGTGCTCGAGCACCTCGACGTCGTGCCCGCGCCGATGGCCGACGAGGACCTCATCGCCACGGTGCACAGCCGTGACTTCATCGATGCCGTCACGCGGTGCGGCACGACGCCGGGCGCCGAAGACCTCGACCATGGCCTCGGCACCGAGGACGACCCGGTCTTCGAGGGCATGCACGTGGCCGCCGCGCACGTCGTCGGCGCCACCGTCGAGGCATTCCGGCAGGTGTGGAGTGGTGAGTCCCTGCACAGCGCCAACATCGCCGGGGGCCTGCATCATGCGATGGCCGACAAGGCCAGTGGCTTCTGCATCTACAACGACATCGCGGTCGGCATCCAGTGGCTGCTCGACCAGGGCGTCGAGCGGGTCGCGTACGTCGACGTCGACGTGCACCACGGCGACGGGGTCGAGGTGCTCTTCTACAACGACCCGCGGGTGCTGACGATCTCGCTGCACGAGACGGGCCAGATGCTGTTCCCCGGCACCGGGTTCCCCAACGACACCGGCGGTCCGGACGCGGAAGGCACGGCGGTCAACGTCGCCCTCCCGCCGGGCACTGCAGACGGTGGCTGGCTGCGCGCCTTCCATGCCGTCGTACCCCAGGTGCTGCGCGAGTTCGACCCCCAGGTCCTGGTCACCCAGCACGGCTGCGACTCGCACATGGAGGACCCGCTCGCCCACCTGATGCTGTCCGTCGACGGCCAGCGGGCGGCGTACCTCGCCCTGCACGAGCTCGCCCACGAGATCTGCGGCGGCAAGTGGGTCGTCACCGGTGGCGGTGGCTACGCCATCGTCGAGGTCGTGCCGCGCGCGTGGACCCACCTGCTTGCGATCGTCGGTGGCCGGCCGCTGGACCCCGAGACGCTGACACCGCCCATGTGGCGGGAGTACGTCGACACCATGATCGGACGTACGCCCCCGCACCGGCTGACCGACGGCCGGACTCCCGCCTGGCGCGACTGGAGCGAGGGCTACGACCCCGAGACCTGGCTGGACCGGGCCATCCACGCCACCCGGACTGCCGTCTTCCCCTTGCACGGGCTGGACCCGTTTCCCTAG
- a CDS encoding helix-turn-helix domain-containing protein yields the protein MAAADMSGVKFLTIAEVASMMRVSKMTVYRLVHNGELPAVRVGRSFRVTEEDVNEYLHKSFFNAG from the coding sequence ATGGCTGCAGCGGACATGTCAGGCGTCAAGTTTCTGACCATTGCCGAAGTCGCTTCGATGATGAGGGTCTCGAAGATGACTGTTTACCGTCTCGTGCACAACGGCGAGCTCCCTGCCGTGCGCGTGGGTCGTTCCTTCCGGGTCACCGAGGAAGACGTCAACGAGTACCTCCACAAGAGCTTCTTCAACGCCGGCTGA
- the trpS gene encoding tryptophan--tRNA ligase gives MTTLSLIKPTGHLTLGNLLGALRPMAERQDDAFYGIADLHALTVRHSPATLRALTDEIATLMLAVGLDRSTLFVQSRVAAHTGLAYVLECTAYTGELNRMIQFKEKGRGVDSTRASLYTYPVLMAADILLYRPEQVPVGDDQRQHVELTRDLAMRFNATYGPVFTVPEMTAPPAGARVMSLSDPTTKMGKSHDDAAGVVHLLDPPDVVRRKVSRAVTDSDVGADAVRPDREAKPGVTNLLEILTACGGSATGITTYGALKAAVTDAVVAALDPIQKAHADLASDPGHVQSVFAAGEQRCRDVTAPVLAAAQAAIGL, from the coding sequence ATGACCACACTCTCGCTCATCAAGCCCACCGGCCACCTCACGCTCGGCAACCTGCTCGGCGCACTGCGCCCGATGGCCGAACGGCAGGACGACGCCTTCTACGGCATCGCCGACCTGCACGCCCTCACGGTGCGGCACTCCCCGGCCACCCTGCGCGCGCTGACCGACGAGATCGCGACGCTGATGCTCGCCGTCGGTCTCGACCGCTCGACGCTGTTCGTGCAGAGCAGGGTGGCGGCGCACACCGGGCTGGCTTATGTCCTCGAATGCACGGCGTACACGGGTGAGCTGAACCGGATGATCCAGTTCAAGGAGAAGGGTAGAGGCGTCGACTCGACGCGTGCGTCGCTCTACACCTATCCGGTGCTGATGGCGGCCGACATCCTGCTCTACCGACCCGAGCAGGTGCCGGTCGGCGACGACCAGCGCCAGCACGTCGAGCTCACGCGTGACCTGGCGATGCGCTTCAACGCGACGTACGGGCCGGTCTTCACGGTGCCGGAGATGACGGCGCCGCCGGCCGGGGCGCGGGTGATGTCGCTGTCTGACCCGACAACCAAGATGGGCAAGAGCCACGACGACGCGGCCGGTGTCGTCCACCTGCTCGACCCGCCCGACGTCGTACGCCGCAAGGTCTCGCGCGCGGTCACCGACTCCGACGTCGGCGCCGATGCCGTGCGGCCCGACCGGGAGGCCAAGCCGGGCGTCACCAACCTGCTCGAGATCCTCACCGCGTGCGGGGGCTCGGCGACCGGCATCACGACGTACGGCGCGCTGAAAGCCGCCGTCACCGACGCGGTCGTGGCGGCGCTCGACCCGATCCAGAAGGCGCACGCCGACCTGGCCAGCGACCCCGGGCATGTGCAGTCGGTCTTTGCAGCAGGTGAGCAGCGCTGTCGCGACGTCACCGCTCCGGTGCTCGCCGCTGCCCAGGCCGCGATCGGCCTCTAG
- a CDS encoding NAD-dependent epimerase/dehydratase family protein — translation MGRVVLVTGVSRDIGRRFARAAAADPSIDRVIGVDVVPPRGDIGAVSFVRADIRNPVIAKVIAKEDVDTVVHMSVIATPGTAGGRNTMKELNVIGTMQLLAACQAAPGVRRLVVKSTTTVYGASSRDPAMFTEDMGPKQLPRSGYAKDVYEIEGYVRGFARRRPDVAVTMLRAANVIGPHVVSPITSYFRLPFVPTVLGYDPRLQFLHEDDLLSVLGHAATGDVSGTFNVAGDGVLMLSQALRRLEKPSVPLPAFAVGRTGSVLRSARLADFSPEQIGFLTFGRGVDTTRMRSELGFTPGFTTEEAFADFGVSLGASRRTARGVVSA, via the coding sequence ATGGGGCGGGTCGTTCTGGTCACGGGAGTCTCCCGCGACATCGGTCGACGCTTCGCGCGTGCGGCCGCGGCCGACCCCTCCATTGATCGCGTCATCGGCGTGGACGTCGTCCCGCCGCGGGGTGACATCGGCGCCGTCTCCTTCGTGCGCGCCGACATCCGCAACCCCGTCATCGCGAAGGTCATCGCCAAGGAAGACGTCGACACCGTCGTCCACATGAGCGTGATCGCGACCCCCGGCACCGCCGGGGGCCGCAACACGATGAAGGAGCTCAACGTCATCGGGACGATGCAGCTCCTGGCGGCCTGCCAGGCCGCGCCGGGCGTACGCCGTCTCGTGGTGAAGTCGACGACCACCGTCTACGGCGCGAGCAGCCGCGATCCGGCGATGTTCACCGAGGACATGGGACCCAAGCAGCTGCCCCGCTCGGGTTATGCCAAGGACGTCTACGAGATCGAGGGCTACGTCCGCGGGTTCGCCCGCCGCCGCCCCGATGTCGCGGTGACGATGCTCCGCGCGGCCAACGTGATCGGCCCGCACGTCGTCAGCCCGATCACCTCCTACTTCCGGCTGCCGTTCGTGCCGACCGTGCTCGGCTACGACCCGCGGCTCCAGTTCCTGCACGAGGACGACCTGCTCTCGGTGCTCGGCCATGCGGCCACCGGCGACGTCAGCGGCACCTTCAACGTCGCGGGCGACGGCGTACTCATGCTGTCCCAGGCGCTGCGCCGCCTCGAGAAGCCGAGCGTGCCGCTGCCCGCCTTCGCCGTCGGTCGCACCGGCAGCGTGCTGCGATCGGCGCGGCTGGCCGACTTCTCACCCGAGCAGATCGGCTTCCTGACGTTCGGTCGGGGCGTCGACACCACCCGGATGCGTTCGGAGCTCGGCTTCACGCCGGGCTTCACCACCGAAGAGGCCTTCGCCGACTTCGGCGTCTCTCTGGGCGCGTCCCGGCGCACCGCGAGGGGGGTCGTCAGTGCCTGA
- a CDS encoding AURKAIP1/COX24 domain-containing protein — MGSVIKKRRKRMAKKKHRKLLKKTRVQRRKLGK, encoded by the coding sequence GTGGGTTCTGTTATCAAGAAGCGGCGCAAGCGCATGGCCAAGAAGAAGCACCGCAAGCTCCTGAAGAAGACGCGCGTGCAGCGTCGCAAGCTCGGCAAGTAA